The Streptomyces aurantiacus genome includes a region encoding these proteins:
- a CDS encoding glycoside hydrolase family 16 protein — MRETSGTPVRRGPLRRTLIALVSVLSLAAAGASAQADAPAPPSGWTQVFVDDFNGPSGTGVNTSNWQYATGHGYPGGPSNWGTGEIENMTSSTNNVALDGSGNLRITPRRDAAGNWTSGRIETNRTDFQPPAGGKLRVQSRIQMPNVTGAAARGYWPAFWMLGAPYRGNYHNWPSVGELDILENVQGLNTVWATMHCGTNPGGPCNETTGLGGSTTCPGATCQAGFHTYGMEWDRSTSPEEIRFYVDGVNYHTVRANQVDATTWSNATNHGFFIILNVAMGGGFVDAFGGGPDGATVPGHPLVVDYVQVLQSGGGTTPPPTGNRDAYSAIQAESHDGQSGTSTESTTDSGGGQNIGSLANGDWALYKGVNFGSTAARQFSARVASGVAGGASGLVEVRLDSRTSAPIGTFALANTGGWQSWRTVPTNISNVTGTHDVYLTFTSGQPADFVNVNWFSFGR; from the coding sequence ATGAGGGAAACTTCAGGCACACCTGTCAGACGTGGTCCACTCCGACGCACGCTCATCGCACTGGTCAGCGTCCTGAGCCTCGCGGCGGCCGGGGCCTCGGCGCAGGCGGACGCGCCCGCGCCGCCCAGCGGCTGGACGCAGGTCTTCGTCGACGACTTCAACGGCCCCTCGGGCACCGGCGTCAACACCTCGAACTGGCAGTACGCGACCGGTCACGGCTACCCGGGCGGCCCCTCCAACTGGGGCACGGGCGAGATCGAGAACATGACGTCCAGCACGAACAACGTGGCCCTGGACGGCAGCGGCAACCTCCGCATCACTCCCCGGCGCGACGCGGCGGGCAACTGGACCTCGGGCCGCATCGAGACCAACCGCACCGACTTCCAGCCGCCCGCCGGGGGCAAGCTGCGCGTCCAGTCCCGCATCCAGATGCCGAACGTGACGGGCGCGGCCGCGCGCGGTTACTGGCCGGCGTTCTGGATGCTGGGCGCGCCCTACCGCGGCAACTACCACAACTGGCCGAGCGTCGGTGAGCTGGACATCCTGGAGAACGTCCAGGGCCTGAACACCGTGTGGGCGACGATGCACTGCGGCACGAACCCGGGTGGCCCGTGCAACGAGACGACCGGCCTCGGCGGCTCCACCACCTGCCCGGGCGCGACCTGCCAGGCCGGCTTCCACACGTACGGCATGGAGTGGGACCGGTCGACGAGTCCGGAGGAGATCCGCTTCTACGTCGACGGCGTCAACTACCACACCGTCCGCGCGAACCAGGTCGACGCGACGACCTGGTCGAACGCCACGAACCACGGCTTCTTCATCATCCTGAACGTGGCGATGGGCGGCGGTTTCGTGGACGCCTTCGGCGGCGGCCCGGACGGGGCCACGGTCCCCGGGCACCCGCTGGTGGTCGACTACGTCCAGGTGCTGCAGTCCGGCGGCGGCACCACACCTCCCCCGACCGGCAACCGTGACGCGTACAGCGCCATCCAGGCGGAGTCGCACGACGGCCAGAGCGGTACGAGCACCGAGTCCACCACCGACTCGGGCGGCGGCCAGAACATCGGCTCCCTCGCCAACGGCGACTGGGCCCTCTACAAGGGCGTCAACTTCGGCTCCACGGCGGCCAGGCAGTTCAGCGCCCGGGTCGCGAGCGGTGTGGCGGGCGGCGCCAGTGGCCTGGTCGAAGTCCGCCTCGACAGCCGTACGAGCGCCCCGATCGGCACCTTCGCGCTCGCCAACACCGGCGGCTGGCAGAGCTGGCGGACCGTCCCGACGAACATCAGCAACGTCACCGGCACGCACGACGTGTATCTGACCTTCACGAGCGGCCAGCCCGCGGACTTCGTGAACGTGAACTGGTTCAGCTTCGGTCGCTGA
- a CDS encoding helix-turn-helix domain-containing protein: MTDTSTPYDDGRAVIRTFPFPVDLSVLGVGMQVGPMEPGGGWHPGERIESVHRIDFHVVLLFRGGAPVRHMVDFDEYEARDGEVLWIRPGQVHRFFSAADYRGTALIMQPGFLPRATVEATGLYRHDLPPLLRPDPAQLAALENSLAQLEREYVDTGTLPLSLHTAVLRHTLTAFLLRLAHLAAGAAGTAHGQTDSTFTRFREAVEKGFATNHSVSAYADALGYSRRTLVRAVRAATGETPKGFIDKRVVLEAKRLLAHTDLPIGRIGVVVGFPDAANFSKFFTQHTGTTPVAFRAELR; the protein is encoded by the coding sequence ATGACGGACACAAGCACCCCGTACGACGACGGCCGGGCCGTCATCAGAACCTTTCCCTTCCCCGTCGACCTGAGCGTTCTCGGCGTGGGTATGCAGGTGGGCCCGATGGAGCCGGGCGGCGGCTGGCATCCGGGCGAGCGGATCGAGAGCGTCCACCGCATCGACTTCCACGTGGTCCTGCTCTTCCGGGGCGGTGCTCCCGTCAGGCACATGGTCGACTTCGACGAGTACGAGGCCAGGGACGGCGAGGTCCTGTGGATCCGGCCCGGTCAGGTGCACCGCTTCTTCTCGGCGGCCGACTACCGGGGCACGGCCCTGATCATGCAGCCGGGCTTCCTGCCCCGCGCCACCGTCGAAGCGACCGGCCTCTACCGCCACGACCTGCCCCCGCTGCTGCGTCCCGACCCGGCACAGCTCGCCGCGCTGGAGAACTCCCTGGCCCAGCTGGAGCGCGAGTACGTCGACACGGGCACCCTGCCGCTCAGCCTGCACACCGCGGTACTGCGGCACACCCTGACCGCGTTCCTGCTGCGTCTGGCCCATCTCGCGGCCGGTGCCGCCGGCACCGCGCACGGGCAGACAGACAGCACCTTCACCCGATTCCGCGAGGCCGTGGAGAAGGGCTTCGCCACCAACCACAGCGTCAGTGCCTACGCCGACGCCCTCGGATACTCCCGGCGCACCCTCGTCCGTGCGGTCCGCGCCGCGACGGGCGAGACCCCCAAGGGGTTCATCGACAAACGGGTCGTCCTGGAGGCGAAGCGGCTGCTGGCCCACACGGACCTGCCGATCGGCCGGATCGGTGTCGTCGTCGGCTTTCCCGACGCGGCGAACTTCTCCAAGTTCTTCACCCAGCACACGGGGACGACGCCGGTGGCGTTCCGGGCGGAGCTGCGCTGA
- the tkt gene encoding transketolase: MSAQAPDSFEWTELDRRAVDTARLLAADAVQKVGNGHPGTAMALAPAAYTLFQKVMRHDPADPEWTGRDRFVLSPGHTSLTLYTQLFLSGYELELDDLKAFRTHGSKTPGHPEYGHTAGVETTTGPLGQGAANAVGMAMAARYERGLFDPDAPEGESPFDHTVWAIVSDGDLEEGISAEASSLAGHQKLGNLVFLYDDNHISIEGDTATAFSEDVLKRYEAYGWHVQRIEPALGGDIDVHALHHALTAARAETGRPSIVAMRTIIAWPAPNAQNTEASHGSALGADEIAATKRLLGFDPEQTFEVPDEVLRHARRALDRGAEAHADWNKRLAEWRTARPDRSKLFDRIVAGQLPEGWEAALPTFEAGTSVATRAASGKVLQALGAVIPELWGGSADLAGSNNTTIDKTSSFLPKGNPLPEADPYGRTIHFGIREHSMAAEMNGIALHGNTRIYGGTFLVFSDYMRNAVRLSALMQLPVTYVWTHDSVGLGEDGPTHQPVEHLASLRAIPGLNIVRPADANETATVWAEITRRHATNPAPHGLALTRQGVPTYEANENAAKGGYVLRDASTGTPDVILIATGSEVQLAVAAREQLEAGSVGTRVVSMPSVEWFEEQSAEYRESVLPASVKARVAVEAGIGLTWYRYVGDHGRVVSLEHFGASADAGTLFAEYGFTADNVATAARESLAALRG, encoded by the coding sequence ATGAGCGCGCAGGCACCTGACAGCTTCGAGTGGACCGAGCTGGACCGGCGAGCCGTCGACACGGCCCGTCTGCTGGCGGCGGACGCCGTGCAGAAGGTCGGCAACGGCCACCCCGGCACCGCGATGGCGCTGGCCCCGGCCGCGTACACCCTCTTTCAGAAGGTGATGCGTCACGACCCGGCGGACCCCGAGTGGACCGGCCGTGACCGCTTCGTCCTCTCCCCCGGCCACACTTCCCTGACCCTCTACACCCAGCTCTTCCTCTCCGGCTACGAGCTGGAACTGGACGACCTGAAGGCGTTCCGCACCCACGGTTCGAAGACGCCGGGACACCCCGAGTACGGCCACACGGCCGGGGTCGAGACCACCACGGGCCCGCTGGGCCAGGGTGCCGCCAACGCGGTGGGCATGGCCATGGCCGCCCGCTACGAGCGTGGCCTGTTCGACCCGGACGCGCCCGAGGGCGAGTCGCCCTTCGACCACACGGTCTGGGCGATCGTCTCCGACGGCGACCTGGAGGAGGGCATCTCCGCCGAGGCGTCCTCCCTCGCGGGCCACCAGAAGCTCGGCAACCTCGTCTTCCTCTACGACGACAACCACATCTCGATCGAGGGCGACACCGCCACGGCGTTCTCCGAGGACGTGCTGAAGCGGTACGAGGCGTACGGCTGGCACGTGCAGCGGATCGAGCCCGCGCTGGGCGGCGACATCGACGTGCACGCACTGCACCACGCCCTCACCGCCGCCAGGGCCGAGACCGGCCGCCCCTCGATCGTCGCGATGCGCACGATCATCGCCTGGCCCGCCCCGAACGCGCAGAACACCGAGGCCTCGCACGGCTCGGCGCTCGGCGCGGACGAGATCGCGGCCACCAAGCGCCTGCTGGGCTTCGACCCCGAGCAGACCTTCGAGGTCCCCGACGAGGTCCTGCGCCACGCCCGGCGCGCCCTCGACCGCGGCGCCGAGGCGCACGCCGACTGGAACAAGCGCCTCGCCGAGTGGCGCACCGCTCGGCCCGACCGCTCGAAGCTCTTCGACCGGATCGTGGCCGGGCAGCTGCCCGAGGGCTGGGAGGCCGCGCTGCCGACGTTCGAGGCCGGCACGTCGGTGGCGACCCGCGCGGCGTCCGGCAAGGTCCTCCAGGCTCTCGGCGCGGTCATCCCCGAGCTGTGGGGCGGTTCGGCCGACCTCGCGGGCTCGAACAACACGACCATCGACAAGACGAGTTCGTTCCTCCCGAAGGGCAACCCGCTGCCGGAGGCGGACCCGTACGGCCGCACGATCCACTTCGGCATCCGCGAGCACTCCATGGCCGCGGAGATGAACGGCATCGCGCTGCACGGCAACACCCGCATCTACGGCGGCACCTTCCTGGTGTTCTCCGACTACATGCGCAACGCCGTACGCCTGTCGGCCCTCATGCAGCTCCCGGTGACGTACGTGTGGACGCACGACTCGGTCGGACTCGGCGAGGACGGCCCGACGCACCAGCCGGTCGAACACCTCGCCTCCCTGCGCGCCATCCCCGGCCTGAACATCGTGCGCCCGGCGGACGCCAACGAGACCGCGACCGTCTGGGCGGAGATCACCCGGCGGCACGCGACGAACCCGGCCCCGCACGGCCTGGCCCTCACCCGTCAGGGCGTACCGACGTACGAGGCGAACGAGAACGCGGCGAAGGGCGGATACGTCCTGCGCGACGCCTCCACCGGGACGCCCGACGTGATCCTGATCGCCACGGGTTCCGAGGTGCAGCTCGCCGTCGCCGCGCGCGAGCAGTTGGAAGCCGGGTCAGTGGGCACCCGAGTGGTGTCGATGCCGTCCGTGGAGTGGTTCGAGGAGCAGTCCGCCGAGTACCGGGAGAGCGTCCTGCCGGCATCCGTGAAGGCCCGCGTGGCGGTCGAGGCCGGCATCGGTCTCACCTGGTACCGGTACGTCGGTGACCACGGACGCGTCGTCTCACTGGAGCACTTCGGCGCCTCCGCGGATGCCGGGACGCTGTTCGCGGAGTACGGCTTCACGGCCGACAACGTGGCCACGGCAGCGCGGGAATCCCTCGCGGCCCTCCGCGGTTGA
- the tal gene encoding transaldolase, translated as MITVTEATATAETLKALSHEGVSIWLDDLSRERITSGNLAELVATRHVVGVTTNPSIFQAAIGSSEGYEEQLADLAARRVTVDEAVRMMTTADVRAAADILSPVYDATGGRDGRVSIEVDPRLADDTRATVAEAKQLSWLVDRPNVMIKIPATRAGLPAITEVIGLGISVNVTLIFSLERYREVMDAYLAGLEKAQAAGLDLSTIHSVASFFVSRVDSEIDKRLAKVGTDEALGLKGRAALANARLAYEAYESRFGSADGSAHGSDRWTALGGARANKQRPLWASTGVKDPAYKDTLYVDELVAPGTVNTMPEATLHATADHGEIRGDTVRGGYAQARADLNAVEKQGILYDEVVRQLEDEGVAKFEAAWGELLDSVAATLSSKGVDGE; from the coding sequence ATGATCACTGTGACCGAAGCAACCGCAACCGCGGAAACTCTCAAGGCCCTCTCCCACGAGGGCGTCTCCATCTGGCTGGACGACCTGTCCCGCGAGCGCATCACGTCCGGCAACCTCGCCGAGCTCGTCGCGACCCGGCACGTCGTCGGCGTGACCACCAACCCCTCCATCTTCCAGGCCGCGATCGGGTCCAGCGAAGGGTACGAGGAGCAGCTCGCCGACCTCGCCGCCCGCCGCGTCACGGTCGACGAGGCCGTACGGATGATGACCACGGCCGATGTGCGCGCCGCCGCCGACATCCTGAGCCCGGTGTACGACGCGACGGGCGGCCGGGACGGCCGGGTCTCCATCGAGGTCGACCCGCGCCTGGCCGACGACACGAGGGCGACGGTGGCCGAGGCCAAGCAGCTCTCCTGGCTGGTCGACCGCCCGAACGTGATGATCAAGATTCCGGCGACCCGGGCAGGGCTGCCCGCGATCACCGAGGTCATCGGCCTCGGCATCAGCGTCAACGTCACGCTGATCTTCTCGCTGGAGCGCTATCGCGAGGTCATGGACGCCTACCTGGCCGGTCTGGAGAAGGCGCAGGCCGCGGGCCTCGACCTCTCCACCATCCACTCCGTCGCCTCCTTCTTCGTCTCCCGCGTCGACAGTGAGATCGACAAGCGGCTGGCGAAGGTCGGCACGGACGAGGCCCTCGGTCTGAAGGGCAGGGCGGCGCTGGCCAACGCGCGGCTCGCGTACGAGGCGTACGAGAGCCGGTTCGGCTCCGCCGACGGTTCGGCACACGGGAGTGACCGCTGGACCGCCCTCGGCGGGGCCCGCGCCAACAAGCAGCGCCCGTTGTGGGCCTCGACGGGCGTCAAGGACCCGGCCTACAAGGACACGCTGTACGTCGACGAGCTCGTCGCGCCCGGCACGGTCAACACGATGCCGGAGGCCACACTGCACGCCACCGCCGACCACGGCGAGATCCGCGGCGACACGGTGCGCGGCGGTTACGCGCAGGCCCGCGCGGACCTCAATGCCGTCGAGAAGCAGGGCATCTTGTACGACGAGGTCGTGCGGCAGCTGGAGGACGAGGGTGTCGCGAAGTTCGAGGCCGCCTGGGGCGAGCTGCTGGACTCGGTCGCGGCCACGCTGAGCAGCAAGGGAGTTGACGGGGAATGA
- the zwf gene encoding glucose-6-phosphate dehydrogenase encodes MSEKLPEESSAEASDAAADATAADLKPESLHEVLDLASDWDNPLRDPRDRRLPKIAGPSGLVIFGVTGDLSRKKLMPAVYDLANRGLLPPGFSLVGFARRDWEDEDFAQIVHDSVREHARTEFREEVWQQLAEGMRFIPGDFDDDQAFKQLRSAVEELDASRGTSGNYAFYLSVPPKFFPKVVQQLKKHGLANAPEGSWRRAVIEKPFGHDLRSARELNKVLHDVFDPEQVFRIDHYLGKETVQNILALRFANQMYEPIWHRSYVDHVQITMAEDIGIGGRAGYYDGIGSARDVIQNHLLQLMALTAMEEPIAFDADSLLTEKLKVLKSVKLPENLGEHTVRGQYATGWQGGAKVCGYLEEDGIDPESTTDTYAAVKLEVDNRRWAGVPFYLRTGKRLGRRVTEIAVVFQRAPHSPFDSTATEELGANAIVIRVQPDEGMTVRFGSKVPGTSMEIRDVSMDFAYGESFTESSPEAYERLILDVLLGDANLFPRHQEVEESWKILDPIEDYWDTHGRPAQYASGSWGPEEADEMLARDGRSWRRP; translated from the coding sequence ATGAGCGAGAAGCTTCCCGAGGAGTCCTCGGCGGAGGCGTCCGACGCCGCCGCGGACGCGACCGCGGCCGACCTGAAGCCCGAGTCCCTCCACGAGGTCCTGGACCTCGCGTCCGACTGGGACAACCCCCTCCGTGACCCGCGCGACCGGCGTCTGCCCAAGATCGCCGGCCCCTCCGGCCTGGTCATCTTCGGAGTGACGGGCGACCTGTCGCGCAAGAAGCTCATGCCGGCCGTGTACGACCTGGCCAACCGCGGACTGCTCCCGCCGGGCTTCTCCCTCGTGGGCTTCGCCCGGCGTGACTGGGAGGACGAGGACTTCGCGCAGATCGTGCACGACTCGGTGCGCGAGCACGCGCGGACCGAGTTCCGTGAGGAGGTCTGGCAGCAGCTCGCCGAGGGCATGCGGTTCATCCCGGGCGACTTCGACGACGACCAGGCGTTCAAGCAACTGCGGTCCGCGGTCGAGGAGTTGGACGCCTCCCGGGGCACCAGCGGCAACTACGCCTTCTACCTCTCCGTACCGCCCAAGTTCTTCCCGAAGGTCGTCCAGCAGCTCAAGAAGCACGGGCTGGCGAACGCGCCGGAGGGTTCCTGGCGGCGGGCCGTCATCGAGAAGCCGTTCGGCCACGACCTCAGGAGCGCGCGGGAACTGAACAAGGTCCTGCACGACGTTTTCGACCCCGAGCAGGTCTTCCGCATCGACCACTACCTCGGCAAGGAGACCGTCCAGAACATCCTGGCGCTCCGCTTCGCCAACCAGATGTACGAGCCCATCTGGCACCGGTCGTACGTGGACCACGTACAGATCACGATGGCCGAGGACATCGGCATCGGCGGCCGCGCGGGCTACTACGACGGCATCGGGTCGGCCCGTGACGTCATCCAGAACCACCTGCTCCAGCTGATGGCGCTGACCGCGATGGAGGAGCCCATCGCCTTCGACGCCGACTCGCTGCTCACCGAGAAGCTCAAGGTCCTCAAGTCCGTGAAGCTGCCGGAGAACCTGGGCGAGCACACCGTGCGCGGCCAGTACGCGACCGGCTGGCAGGGCGGCGCGAAGGTGTGCGGCTACCTCGAAGAGGACGGCATCGACCCCGAGTCGACGACCGACACGTACGCGGCGGTCAAGCTGGAGGTCGACAACCGCCGCTGGGCGGGCGTCCCGTTCTACCTGCGCACCGGAAAGCGCCTGGGCCGCCGCGTCACCGAGATCGCCGTCGTCTTCCAGCGGGCCCCGCACTCCCCGTTCGACTCCACCGCCACCGAGGAACTCGGCGCCAACGCGATCGTCATCCGCGTCCAGCCCGACGAGGGCATGACGGTGCGCTTCGGATCGAAGGTGCCGGGTACGTCGATGGAGATCCGGGACGTGTCGATGGACTTCGCGTACGGCGAGTCGTTCACGGAGTCCAGCCCGGAGGCGTACGAACGCCTGATCCTGGATGTGCTGCTCGGCGACGCCAATCTCTTCCCCCGTCACCAGGAGGTGGAAGAGTCCTGGAAGATCCTCGACCCGATCGAGGACTACTGGGACACGCACGGCAGGCCCGCGCAGTACGCCTCGGGCAGCTGGGGTCCCGAGGAAGCCGACGAGATGCTCGCACGAGACGGACGGAGCTGGCGCAGGCCATGA
- the opcA gene encoding glucose-6-phosphate dehydrogenase assembly protein OpcA, which yields MKIDLTDTTASKINKALVEGRRAIGTPAVGMVLTMVIVTDEENAYDSIKAAEEASHEHPARTLVVIKRHARTPRDRTNSRLDAEVRVGADAGTGETVILRLYGEVSDHADSVVLPLLLADAPVVVWWPVDAPAVPAKDPLGALAQRRITDMYAVETPLEALEARAAAYAPGDTDLAWTRLTPWRSMLAAALDQARTEITSAAVESEAENPSAELLARWLEARLGVSVERVVTAGPVVTAVRLGTANGEIVIDRPEGPLATLSLPGQPSRTLALKVRSTSELIAEELRRLDADEMYAVALRGGDESERESRA from the coding sequence ATGAAGATCGACCTGACCGACACCACGGCAAGCAAGATCAACAAGGCCCTCGTGGAAGGCCGCCGCGCCATCGGCACGCCAGCCGTGGGCATGGTCCTGACGATGGTCATCGTGACGGACGAGGAGAACGCGTACGACTCGATCAAGGCGGCCGAGGAGGCCTCGCACGAGCACCCCGCGCGCACCCTGGTCGTCATCAAGCGGCACGCCCGCACCCCTCGCGACCGCACGAACTCGCGCCTCGACGCCGAGGTGAGGGTAGGTGCCGACGCCGGTACCGGTGAGACGGTCATCCTGAGGCTGTACGGCGAGGTGTCCGACCACGCCGACTCGGTGGTCCTGCCGCTGCTGCTGGCGGACGCGCCGGTCGTCGTCTGGTGGCCCGTGGACGCGCCCGCGGTCCCGGCCAAGGACCCTCTCGGCGCGCTCGCCCAGCGCCGGATCACCGACATGTACGCCGTGGAGACCCCGCTGGAGGCCCTGGAGGCGCGCGCCGCCGCGTACGCGCCGGGCGACACGGACCTGGCCTGGACCCGGCTGACCCCGTGGCGCTCCATGCTGGCCGCCGCCCTCGACCAGGCCCGTACGGAGATCACCTCGGCCGCGGTCGAGAGCGAGGCGGAGAACCCGAGCGCCGAGCTGCTGGCCCGCTGGCTGGAGGCCCGCCTGGGTGTCTCGGTCGAGCGGGTCGTCACCGCCGGGCCCGTGGTCACCGCCGTCCGGCTCGGCACCGCGAACGGCGAGATCGTCATCGACCGGCCCGAGGGCCCGCTCGCGACGCTCTCCCTGCCCGGCCAGCCCTCGCGCACCCTCGCGCTGAAGGTCCGCAGCACCTCCGAGCTGATCGCCGAGGAACTGCGCCGCCTCGACGCGGACGAGATGTACGCCGTCGCCCTGCGCGGCGGCGACGAATCCGAGAGGGAGAGCCGTGCCTGA
- the pgi gene encoding glucose-6-phosphate isomerase encodes MPDTPKLTRRPEWTALEDHRAGPLLHPRLRELFAADPERAGRYTVRVGDLLIDYSKHLITDETLALLQELATATDVFGLRDAMFRGERINVTEQRAVLHTALRAPRDAVVEVDGENVVPKVHSVLDRMADFSEQVRSGKWTGHTGRRIRNVVNIGIGGSDLGPAMAYEALRAFTDRDLTVRFVSNVDGADLHEAVRDLDPAETLFVVASKTFTTIETITNATSARTWLLAGLGGDPHAVAKHFVALSTNVEKVADFGIDTANMFEFWDWVGGRYSYDSAIGLSLMIAIGPDRFREMLEGFRIVDEHFRSAPAEANAPLLLGLLGVWYGDFFDAQSHAVLPYSHYLSKFTAYLQQLDMESNGKSVDRQGRPVEWQTGPVVWGTPGTNGQHAYYQLLHQGTRTIPADLIGFVNPVDDLGPELAAQHDLLMANLFAQGQALAFGRTADEVRAEGVPEEQVPHRTFRGNHPTTTVLAAELTPSVLGQLIALYEHKVFVQGAIWNIDSFDQWGVELGKVLAKAVEPALTEGADVPGLDPSTTALVATYRTLRKK; translated from the coding sequence GTGCCTGACACACCGAAGCTCACCCGCCGACCCGAGTGGACCGCGCTGGAGGACCACCGTGCCGGCCCGCTCCTCCATCCGCGGCTGCGCGAGCTGTTCGCCGCGGACCCGGAGCGCGCCGGGCGCTACACCGTGCGCGTGGGCGATCTGCTCATCGACTACTCGAAGCACCTGATCACCGACGAGACGCTCGCGCTGCTCCAGGAACTCGCCACGGCCACCGACGTGTTCGGCCTGCGCGACGCGATGTTCCGCGGTGAGCGGATCAACGTCACCGAGCAGCGGGCCGTCCTGCACACCGCGCTGCGCGCCCCGCGCGACGCGGTCGTCGAGGTCGACGGAGAGAACGTCGTGCCGAAGGTGCACTCCGTTCTCGACAGGATGGCCGACTTCTCCGAACAGGTCCGCTCCGGCAAGTGGACCGGGCACACCGGCAGGCGCATCCGCAATGTCGTCAACATCGGCATCGGCGGCTCCGACCTGGGCCCGGCCATGGCCTACGAGGCACTGCGCGCCTTCACCGACCGTGATCTGACGGTCCGCTTCGTGTCGAACGTCGACGGGGCCGACCTGCACGAGGCCGTGCGGGACCTGGATCCGGCCGAGACGCTGTTCGTCGTCGCCTCGAAGACCTTCACCACCATCGAGACGATCACCAACGCGACCTCGGCACGGACCTGGCTGCTCGCCGGACTCGGCGGCGACCCACACGCCGTGGCCAAGCACTTCGTGGCGCTGTCGACGAACGTCGAGAAGGTCGCGGACTTCGGCATCGACACGGCCAACATGTTCGAGTTCTGGGACTGGGTCGGCGGCCGCTACTCGTACGACTCCGCCATCGGCCTGTCCCTGATGATCGCGATCGGCCCGGACCGGTTCCGGGAGATGCTCGAGGGTTTCAGGATCGTCGACGAGCACTTCAGGTCCGCGCCCGCGGAGGCCAACGCGCCTTTGCTGCTCGGCCTGTTGGGTGTCTGGTACGGCGACTTCTTCGACGCCCAGTCGCACGCGGTCCTGCCGTACTCGCACTACCTGTCCAAGTTCACGGCGTATCTCCAGCAACTGGACATGGAGTCCAACGGCAAGTCCGTGGACCGCCAGGGCCGTCCCGTGGAATGGCAGACCGGCCCGGTCGTGTGGGGCACGCCCGGCACCAACGGACAGCACGCCTACTACCAGTTGCTCCACCAGGGCACCAGGACGATCCCGGCCGACCTGATCGGCTTCGTCAACCCGGTCGACGACCTGGGTCCCGAACTCGCCGCCCAGCACGACCTGTTGATGGCGAACCTCTTCGCCCAGGGCCAGGCTCTCGCGTTCGGCAGGACCGCCGACGAGGTGCGTGCGGAGGGGGTTCCCGAGGAGCAGGTGCCGCACCGCACGTTCCGCGGCAACCACCCCACCACGACCGTCCTGGCCGCCGAGTTGACCCCCTCGGTCCTCGGCCAGCTGATCGCCCTCTACGAGCACAAGGTGTTCGTGCAGGGCGCGATCTGGAACATCGACTCCTTCGACCAGTGGGGCGTCGAGCTCGGCAAGGTCCTCGCCAAGGCCGTCGAACCCGCCCTCACCGAAGGCGCCGACGTCCCCGGCCTCGACCCGTCCACCACCGCCCTCGTGGCCACGTACCGCACTCTCCGGAAGAAGTGA
- the gnd gene encoding phosphogluconate dehydrogenase (NAD(+)-dependent, decarboxylating), which produces MQLGLIGLGKMGGNMRERIRRAGHTVIGYDRNPDLADVSSLTELVGKLEGPRVVWVMVPAGAATQSTIDELAELLEPGDVVVDGGNSRWTDDEKHAGELAAKGIGFVDAGVSGGVWGLENGYALMVGGDAEHIARVQPVFDALKPEGEAGFVHAGKVGAGHFSKMVHNGIEYAMMQAYAEGWELLQAVDSVTDVREVFRSWQEGTVIRSWLLDLAVNALDEDEHLEKLRGYAQDSGEGRWTVEAAIDNAVPLPAITASLFARFASRQDDSPQMKMVAALRNQFGGHAVESAK; this is translated from the coding sequence ATGCAGCTCGGTCTCATCGGCCTCGGCAAGATGGGCGGCAACATGCGCGAGCGCATTCGCCGCGCAGGCCACACCGTCATCGGATACGACCGCAACCCGGACCTCGCCGACGTCAGCAGCCTCACCGAACTGGTGGGCAAACTCGAAGGGCCGCGGGTGGTGTGGGTGATGGTTCCGGCGGGTGCCGCGACCCAGTCCACCATCGATGAGCTGGCCGAGCTCCTGGAGCCCGGTGACGTGGTCGTGGACGGCGGGAACTCCCGCTGGACGGACGACGAGAAGCACGCCGGGGAACTGGCGGCGAAGGGCATCGGCTTCGTGGACGCGGGCGTCTCGGGCGGTGTGTGGGGCCTGGAGAACGGCTACGCCCTGATGGTCGGCGGCGACGCCGAACACATCGCCCGGGTCCAGCCCGTCTTCGACGCCCTCAAGCCGGAGGGCGAGGCGGGGTTCGTCCACGCGGGCAAGGTGGGCGCCGGCCACTTCTCCAAGATGGTCCACAACGGCATCGAGTACGCGATGATGCAGGCCTACGCCGAGGGCTGGGAGCTCCTGCAGGCCGTCGACTCCGTCACCGATGTGCGTGAGGTCTTCCGCTCCTGGCAGGAGGGCACCGTCATCCGTTCCTGGCTGCTCGACCTCGCGGTCAACGCCCTGGACGAGGACGAACACCTGGAGAAGCTGCGCGGGTACGCGCAGGACTCCGGCGAGGGCCGCTGGACGGTGGAGGCGGCCATCGACAACGCCGTGCCGCTGCCCGCGATCACCGCCTCGCTCTTCGCACGGTTCGCGTCCCGCCAGGACGACTCACCGCAGATGAAGATGGTCGCGGCCCTGCGCAACCAGTTCGGCGGCCACGCCGTCGAGTCCGCGAAGTAG